A DNA window from Pseudomonas tohonis contains the following coding sequences:
- the modA gene encoding molybdate ABC transporter substrate-binding protein, which translates to MGHLSRLLATLAACSTASLALAQDVQVAVAANFSAPIQAIARDFEQDTGHRLLIATGATGQFYAQIKNGAPFEVFLAADDTTPAKLEKEGDTVAGTRFTYAVGTLALWSAKDGYVDAKGEVLKNNEYKHLSIANPKAAPYGLAATQVLEKLGLTAQVKGKLVEGQNITQAQQFVSSGNAELGFVALSQVYKDGKVTGGSAWIVPAELHDPIRQDAVILAKGKDNAAARALVDYLKGDKAAAVIRSYGYEL; encoded by the coding sequence ATGGGCCATCTGTCTCGCCTGCTCGCCACGCTTGCCGCCTGCTCCACCGCCAGCCTGGCCCTGGCCCAGGATGTCCAGGTGGCGGTCGCCGCCAACTTCAGCGCACCGATCCAGGCCATCGCCAGGGACTTCGAGCAGGACACCGGCCACAGGCTGTTGATCGCCACCGGTGCCACCGGCCAGTTCTACGCGCAGATCAAGAACGGCGCGCCGTTCGAGGTCTTCCTCGCCGCCGACGACACCACCCCGGCCAAGCTGGAGAAGGAAGGCGACACCGTTGCCGGCACCCGCTTCACCTACGCCGTCGGCACCCTGGCCCTGTGGTCGGCCAAGGACGGTTATGTCGACGCCAAGGGCGAGGTGCTGAAGAACAATGAGTACAAGCACCTGTCCATCGCCAACCCGAAGGCCGCGCCCTATGGCCTGGCCGCCACCCAGGTGCTGGAGAAGCTGGGTCTGACCGCCCAGGTCAAGGGCAAGCTGGTGGAGGGCCAGAACATCACCCAGGCGCAGCAGTTCGTTTCCAGCGGCAACGCCGAGCTGGGCTTCGTCGCGTTGTCGCAGGTCTACAAGGATGGCAAGGTGACCGGCGGCTCCGCCTGGATCGTGCCGGCCGAGCTGCACGACCCGATCAGGCAGGACGCGGTGATCCTCGCCAAGGGCAAGGACAACGCCGCCGCCAGGGCGCTGGTCGACTACCTGAAGGGCGACAAGGCCGCGGCGGTGATCAGGTCCTACGGCTACGAGCTTTGA
- a CDS encoding substrate-binding periplasmic protein, whose protein sequence is MSPIPFIACALTCLLTFQVQAAEPGKLVFCYEDQDSWPWVMLDDKGLNQVLFDRVQQALKLKIERQPMPWKRCLDGLARGQYDGAFAAAFKTERQVMGHYPYRADGSLDTGKRLHSASYSLYRLRGSQADWDGKAFSGIRGRVASLSGFSIIDFLKAHGLEVEETSRDPLALLRMLHGHRFETAAMQTLRADQLLASHPDIGQDIEKRPVPLEQKDYYLMLSNRLVDERPALAQALWDEIARQRESADYRARLRQVLADTPHGN, encoded by the coding sequence ATGTCGCCGATCCCGTTCATCGCCTGTGCCCTCACCTGCCTCCTCACCTTCCAGGTCCAGGCGGCCGAGCCCGGGAAGCTGGTGTTCTGCTACGAGGACCAGGATTCCTGGCCCTGGGTGATGCTCGACGACAAGGGCCTCAACCAGGTGCTGTTCGATCGTGTGCAACAGGCGCTGAAGCTGAAGATCGAACGCCAGCCGATGCCCTGGAAGCGCTGCCTCGATGGCCTCGCCCGGGGCCAGTACGATGGCGCCTTCGCCGCCGCGTTCAAGACCGAGCGCCAGGTCATGGGCCACTACCCGTACCGCGCCGACGGCTCGCTGGACACGGGCAAGCGCCTGCACAGCGCCTCCTACTCGCTCTACCGCCTGCGGGGCAGCCAGGCCGACTGGGACGGCAAGGCCTTCAGCGGCATCCGTGGCCGCGTCGCCTCGCTCAGCGGGTTTTCCATCATCGATTTCCTCAAGGCCCACGGCCTGGAAGTCGAGGAAACCAGCCGCGACCCGCTGGCCCTGCTGCGCATGCTCCATGGCCACCGTTTCGAGACCGCCGCCATGCAGACCCTGCGCGCCGACCAGCTCCTGGCCAGCCATCCGGACATCGGCCAGGACATCGAGAAGCGCCCGGTGCCGCTGGAGCAGAAGGACTATTACCTGATGCTGTCGAACCGCCTGGTGGACGAGCGGCCCGCCCTCGCCCAGGCCCTCTGGGACGAGATCGCCCGCCAGCGCGAATCCGCCGACTACCGGGCCCGGCTCAGGCAGGTGCTGGCCGACACCCCGCACGGCAACTGA
- a CDS encoding NAD(P)H-dependent oxidoreductase yields MKKILLLNGGKQFAHSDGRYNRTLHEAALAYLDRSGFDVKETFIDGGYDTAEEVQKFLWADVIVWQMPGWWMGAPWTVKRYIDEVFTAGHGSLYANDGRTRSDASQKYGSGGLLHGKQYMISATWNAPQQAFDDPTDFFEAKGVDAVYFPFHKANQFLGMTALPTFLAVDVMKRPDIEGDIARYEAHLAKVFSA; encoded by the coding sequence ATGAAAAAGATCCTCCTGCTCAACGGCGGCAAGCAGTTCGCCCATTCCGACGGCCGCTACAACCGCACCCTGCACGAAGCCGCCCTGGCCTACCTCGACCGCTCGGGCTTCGATGTGAAGGAAACCTTCATCGACGGCGGCTACGACACCGCCGAAGAAGTGCAGAAATTCCTCTGGGCCGACGTCATCGTCTGGCAGATGCCCGGCTGGTGGATGGGCGCGCCCTGGACCGTGAAGCGATACATCGACGAAGTCTTCACCGCCGGCCACGGCAGCCTCTACGCCAACGACGGCCGCACCCGTTCCGACGCCTCGCAGAAATACGGCAGCGGCGGCCTGCTGCACGGCAAGCAGTACATGATCTCCGCCACCTGGAACGCCCCGCAGCAAGCCTTCGACGACCCCACCGACTTCTTCGAGGCCAAGGGCGTGGACGCCGTCTACTTCCCCTTCCACAAGGCCAACCAGTTCCTCGGCATGACCGCCCTGCCCACCTTCCTCGCCGTCGACGTGATGAAGCGTCCCGACATCGAAGGCGACATCGCCCGCTACGAAGCGCACCTGGCCAAGGTGTTCAGCGCCTGA
- the modC gene encoding molybdenum ABC transporter ATP-binding protein, with amino-acid sequence MSDDIRARLYLAWPGFELDVDLALPGRGVTALFGHSGSGKTSLLRCIAGLERSARGRLEVNGQTWQDSERGLFVPTHKRALGYVFQEASLFEHLSVRRNLEYGEKRIPATERRVKFAQAVELLGIGHLLERMPARLSGGERQRVGMARALLTSPRLLLMDEPLAALDGKRKAEILPYLERLHDELDIPVLYVSHSPEEVARLADHLVLMDEGRVLGSGPLGETLARLDLPTALGDDAGVVIEGRVIGHDAEYQLLTLGLPGSGLSMRVAHAPAEAGRRVRFKVQARDVSLGLQRQADSSILNLLPATVCAEIPADNAAHVLVRLEVDGNPLLARITRYSRDQLGLHPGQQLWAQIKSVALLA; translated from the coding sequence ATGAGTGACGACATACGTGCGCGCCTGTACCTGGCCTGGCCCGGCTTCGAGCTGGATGTCGACCTCGCCCTGCCCGGGCGCGGCGTGACGGCGCTGTTCGGCCATTCCGGCTCGGGCAAGACCAGCCTGCTGCGCTGCATCGCCGGCCTCGAGCGCAGCGCCCGTGGCCGCCTGGAGGTCAATGGCCAGACCTGGCAGGACAGCGAGCGCGGCCTCTTCGTGCCCACCCACAAGCGTGCCCTGGGCTATGTGTTCCAGGAGGCGAGCCTGTTCGAGCACCTGTCGGTGCGGCGCAACCTGGAGTACGGCGAGAAGCGCATCCCGGCCACCGAGCGCCGCGTGAAGTTCGCGCAGGCGGTGGAGCTGCTGGGCATCGGCCACCTGCTGGAGCGCATGCCGGCGCGCCTGTCCGGTGGCGAGCGGCAGCGCGTGGGCATGGCCCGGGCGCTGCTGACCAGCCCGCGCCTGCTGTTGATGGACGAGCCGCTGGCGGCCCTGGACGGCAAGCGCAAGGCGGAGATCCTGCCCTACCTGGAACGCCTGCACGACGAGCTGGATATCCCGGTGCTCTATGTCAGCCATTCCCCGGAGGAGGTGGCGCGGCTGGCCGATCACCTGGTGCTGATGGACGAGGGCCGCGTGCTGGGCAGCGGGCCGCTGGGCGAGACCCTGGCGCGGCTGGACCTGCCCACGGCGCTGGGCGATGACGCGGGGGTGGTGATCGAGGGACGGGTGATCGGGCATGACGCCGAGTACCAGTTGCTCACCCTCGGGCTGCCGGGCAGCGGGCTGAGCATGCGCGTGGCCCACGCCCCGGCGGAGGCCGGGCGGCGGGTGCGCTTCAAGGTGCAGGCCCGCGACGTCAGCCTGGGCCTGCAACGCCAGGCGGACAGCAGCATCCTCAACCTGTTGCCGGCGACGGTGTGCGCCGAGATCCCGGCGGACAACGCCGCCCACGTGCTGGTGCGCCTGGAGGTGGACGGCAACCCGCTGCTGGCGCGCATCACCCGTTATTCGCGGGACCAGCTCGGGCTGCACCCGGGGCAGCAGCTGTGGGCGCAGATCAAGTCGGTGGCGCTGCTGGCCTGA
- the ercA gene encoding alcohol dehydrogenase-like regulatory protein ErcA — MRHDISQLRKFVSPEIIFGAGCRHNVGNYASTFGARKVLVVSDPGVLAAGWVADVEASLQAQGIDYCLFTQVSPNPRVEEVRLGADFYRSEGCNVIVAVGGGSPMDCAKGIGIMVAHNRCILEFEGVDTIRVPSPPLILIPTTAGTSADVSQFVIISNQAERMKFSIVSKAVVPDVSLIDPETTLSMDPFLSACTGIDALVHAIEAFVSTGSGPLTDTHALEAMRLINGNLVQMIATPDDIALREKIMLGSMQAGLAFSNAILGAVHAMSHSLGGFLDLPHGMCNAALVEHVVAFNYSAAPERFRVVAETLGIDGRGLNHNQIRQRLVEHLIAFKQSVGFHETLKLHGVSTSDIPFLSRHAMEDPCILTNPRESSQRDVEVVYAEAL; from the coding sequence ATGCGCCACGACATCAGCCAACTGCGTAAATTCGTGTCCCCCGAAATCATCTTCGGCGCCGGCTGCCGGCATAACGTCGGCAACTACGCGAGCACTTTCGGTGCGCGCAAGGTGCTGGTGGTGTCCGACCCCGGTGTGCTCGCCGCCGGCTGGGTCGCCGATGTGGAGGCCAGCCTGCAGGCCCAGGGCATCGACTACTGCCTGTTCACCCAGGTCTCGCCCAACCCGCGCGTGGAGGAGGTGCGGCTGGGGGCGGACTTCTACCGCAGCGAGGGCTGCAACGTGATAGTCGCCGTGGGCGGCGGCAGCCCGATGGATTGCGCCAAGGGCATCGGCATCATGGTCGCCCACAACCGCTGCATCCTCGAGTTCGAGGGGGTGGACACCATCCGCGTGCCGAGCCCGCCGCTGATCCTCATCCCCACCACCGCCGGCACCTCGGCGGACGTGTCGCAGTTCGTGATCATCTCCAACCAGGCCGAGCGGATGAAGTTCTCCATCGTCAGCAAGGCGGTGGTACCGGACGTGTCGCTGATCGACCCGGAAACCACGCTGAGCATGGACCCCTTCCTCTCTGCCTGTACCGGCATCGATGCGCTGGTGCACGCCATCGAGGCGTTCGTGTCCACCGGCAGCGGGCCGCTCACCGACACCCACGCGCTGGAGGCCATGCGCCTGATCAACGGCAACCTGGTGCAGATGATCGCAACGCCCGACGACATCGCCCTGCGCGAGAAGATCATGCTCGGCAGCATGCAGGCGGGGCTGGCCTTCTCCAACGCCATCCTCGGCGCGGTGCACGCCATGTCCCACAGCCTCGGCGGTTTCCTCGACCTGCCCCACGGCATGTGCAACGCGGCGCTGGTGGAGCATGTGGTGGCCTTCAACTACAGCGCCGCGCCGGAGCGTTTCCGCGTGGTGGCCGAGACCCTGGGCATCGACGGGCGCGGGCTCAACCACAACCAGATCCGCCAGCGCCTGGTGGAGCACCTGATCGCCTTCAAGCAGTCGGTGGGCTTCCACGAGACGCTGAAGCTGCACGGCGTTTCCACCTCCGACATCCCCTTCCTGTCGCGTCACGCGATGGAGGACCCCTGCATCCTCACCAACCCGCGCGAGTCCAGCCAGCGGGATGTCGAGGTGGTGTATGCCGAGGCCCTCTGA
- the modB gene encoding molybdate ABC transporter permease subunit, with amino-acid sequence MPLSGDDWAAIRLTLELASLTTALLLLVGTPIAWWLARTGSWLKGPVGAVVALPLVLPPTVIGFYLLVSMGPNGFIGQFTQSIGLGTLPFTFAGLVVGSVFYSLPFVVQPLQNAFEAMGPRPLEVAATLRASPWDSFVTVVLPLARPGFVTASILGFAHTVGEFGVVLMIGGNIPEKTRVVSVQIFDHVEAMEYAQAHWLAGGMVVFSFLILLALYSSRRMKPGWT; translated from the coding sequence ATGCCACTGAGCGGTGACGACTGGGCGGCGATCCGGCTGACCCTGGAACTGGCGAGCCTGACCACGGCCCTGTTGCTGCTGGTGGGGACGCCCATCGCCTGGTGGCTGGCCCGCACCGGGTCCTGGCTGAAGGGGCCCGTGGGGGCGGTGGTGGCGCTGCCGCTGGTGCTGCCGCCCACGGTGATCGGGTTCTACCTGCTGGTGAGCATGGGGCCCAACGGTTTCATCGGCCAGTTCACCCAGTCCATCGGCCTGGGCACCTTGCCCTTCACCTTCGCCGGGCTGGTGGTGGGGTCGGTCTTCTATTCGCTGCCCTTCGTGGTGCAGCCCCTGCAGAACGCCTTCGAGGCCATGGGGCCGCGCCCGCTGGAGGTCGCAGCCACCTTGCGCGCCAGCCCCTGGGACAGCTTCGTCACCGTGGTGCTGCCGCTGGCCCGGCCGGGCTTCGTCACCGCTTCCATCCTCGGTTTCGCCCACACGGTGGGGGAGTTCGGCGTGGTGCTGATGATTGGCGGCAACATCCCGGAGAAGACCCGGGTGGTCTCGGTGCAGATCTTCGATCACGTCGAGGCCATGGAGTACGCCCAGGCCCACTGGCTGGCCGGTGGCATGGTGGTGTTCTCCTTCCTCATACTGCTGGCCCTGTATTCCAGCCGGCGCATGAAGCCGGGCTGGACCTGA
- a CDS encoding NahK/ErcS family hybrid sensor histidine kinase/response regulator: MPRPSEEQRQALLGLGSHSARKSHYPELLSRLEELETERNRYKWLFEHAVHGIFQASLQEGLRAANPALARMLGYDSPEQLLWALTDLASHLFVGGEVELAHIRAELQRQQGLFGYETRLRRQDGSHVDVLMNLLLKPDEEGLFEGFVADITERILAQQRLQTLNDELEQRVAARTLELQTLNGQLREARDAAEAANQSKDKYLAAASHDLLQPLNAARLLVSTLRERHLPGAEQLLVERTHLALEGAEDLLTDLLEISKLDQSAIRPDIDAYRLDELLAPLASEFQSVAQSAGLQLRVRIPRGLAVSTDIRLLTRILRNFLSNACRYTERGRVLLGCRRQGDKVRLEVWDSGRGIPADQLQAIFLEFNQLDRGRAAERKGVGLGLAIVDRIAGILGCPIGVRSQPGRGSVFSIEVPLAEVLPARREERPPRPVTGDPLPGRRLLVLDNEASILHSMAALLGQWGCEVVTAPDLESALGNLAGVAPEAILADYHLDHGVTGCEVVQVLRGQFGRAIPAVMITADRSDECRRNLQALGAPLLNKPVKPGKLRAVLSQLLL, from the coding sequence ATGCCGAGGCCCTCTGAGGAGCAGCGCCAGGCGCTGCTCGGGCTGGGCAGCCATTCGGCGCGCAAGAGTCACTATCCCGAGCTGCTGAGCCGGCTCGAGGAGCTGGAGACCGAGCGCAACCGCTACAAGTGGCTGTTCGAGCACGCGGTGCACGGCATCTTCCAGGCCAGCCTGCAGGAGGGCCTGCGTGCGGCCAACCCGGCCCTGGCGCGGATGCTCGGCTACGACTCGCCGGAGCAGTTGTTGTGGGCGCTGACCGATCTCGCCAGCCACCTGTTCGTCGGTGGCGAGGTGGAGCTGGCGCACATCCGCGCCGAGCTGCAGCGCCAGCAGGGGCTGTTCGGCTACGAGACGCGCCTGCGTCGCCAGGACGGCAGCCATGTCGACGTGCTGATGAACCTGCTGCTGAAGCCGGACGAGGAGGGGCTGTTCGAAGGCTTCGTCGCCGACATCACCGAACGCATCCTCGCCCAGCAGCGCCTGCAGACCTTGAACGACGAGCTGGAGCAGCGGGTGGCGGCGCGCACCCTGGAGCTGCAGACCCTCAATGGCCAGCTGCGCGAGGCGCGCGACGCCGCCGAGGCCGCCAACCAGAGCAAGGACAAGTACCTGGCCGCCGCCAGCCACGACCTGCTGCAACCGCTGAACGCGGCGCGGCTGCTGGTCTCGACCCTGCGCGAGCGCCATCTGCCGGGGGCCGAGCAACTGCTGGTGGAGCGCACCCACCTGGCCCTGGAAGGCGCCGAGGACCTGCTCACCGACCTGTTGGAAATCTCCAAGCTGGACCAGAGCGCGATCCGTCCGGACATCGACGCCTATCGCCTGGACGAGCTGCTGGCGCCGCTGGCTTCGGAGTTCCAGAGCGTCGCCCAGTCCGCCGGGCTGCAACTGCGCGTGCGCATTCCCAGGGGGCTCGCGGTGAGCACCGATATCCGCCTGCTGACGCGCATCCTGCGCAACTTCCTCAGCAACGCCTGCCGCTACACCGAGCGTGGCCGCGTGCTGCTCGGCTGCCGGCGCCAGGGCGACAAGGTGCGGCTTGAGGTGTGGGACAGCGGGCGGGGCATTCCGGCGGACCAGCTGCAGGCGATCTTCCTCGAGTTCAACCAGCTGGACCGGGGCCGTGCGGCCGAGCGCAAGGGCGTGGGCCTGGGGCTGGCCATCGTCGACCGCATCGCCGGCATCCTCGGCTGCCCCATCGGCGTGCGCTCGCAACCGGGGCGCGGTTCGGTGTTTTCCATCGAGGTGCCGCTGGCGGAGGTGCTGCCCGCACGCCGCGAGGAGCGGCCGCCGCGCCCGGTCACCGGCGACCCGCTGCCGGGCCGGCGCCTGCTGGTGCTGGATAACGAGGCGAGCATCCTCCACAGCATGGCCGCGCTCCTGGGGCAGTGGGGCTGCGAGGTGGTGACCGCGCCCGACCTGGAGAGCGCCCTGGGCAACCTCGCTGGCGTCGCGCCGGAGGCGATCCTGGCGGACTACCACCTCGATCACGGCGTGACCGGTTGCGAGGTGGTGCAGGTGCTGCGCGGGCAGTTCGGCCGGGCGATCCCGGCGGTGATGATCACCGCCGACCGCAGCGACGAGTGCCGGCGCAACCTCCAGGCCCTGGGCGCGCCGCTGCTGAACAAGCCGGTCAAGCCCGGCAAGCTGCGCGCGGTGCTGAGCCAGTTGCTGCTCTGA
- a CDS encoding AraC family transcriptional regulator: MRERTIASHFVRAALRGPERHGLDCAAILRHAGIQAALLEEPRARVAPEQFSRLMQLLWEALDDEYMGFGRQRSKRGTFAMMCHAIIHCRSLEKALGRGAMFYGLFPEAPRILLEREGESVRLTVDDATLWDPDHFLVESLLVIWHRLGSWLIGQRIRLEEATFAYAEPEHVGEYELLFPTQRRFDAPSTSLLFNARYLAMPLLQDERTLKHFLEHSPADLLARPDGGDSLTSQIRRLLGRDCRTWPDLEAVAQQLHISPQTLRRHLREEGSSFQELKDHLRRDLAIYHLGRDELSIQDIAEQLGFSEPSAFHRAFKKWTGLTPGAYRAQEA; this comes from the coding sequence ATGCGCGAGCGCACCATCGCCAGTCATTTCGTCCGTGCCGCCCTGCGCGGTCCCGAGCGCCATGGCCTGGATTGCGCCGCCATCCTGCGCCACGCGGGCATCCAGGCGGCATTGCTGGAAGAGCCCCGTGCCCGGGTCGCCCCGGAGCAGTTCAGCCGGTTGATGCAGTTGCTGTGGGAGGCGCTGGACGACGAGTACATGGGCTTCGGCCGCCAGCGCAGCAAGCGCGGCACCTTCGCCATGATGTGCCACGCGATCATCCACTGCCGCAGCCTGGAGAAGGCCCTGGGGCGAGGGGCGATGTTCTACGGCCTGTTCCCCGAGGCGCCGCGCATCCTCCTGGAGCGCGAGGGCGAATCGGTACGCCTGACGGTGGATGACGCCACCCTCTGGGACCCGGACCACTTCCTCGTGGAAAGCCTGCTGGTGATCTGGCACCGCCTCGGCAGCTGGCTGATCGGCCAGCGCATCCGCCTGGAGGAAGCCACCTTCGCCTATGCCGAGCCCGAGCATGTCGGCGAATACGAACTGCTGTTCCCCACCCAGCGCCGCTTCGATGCGCCCAGCACCAGCCTGCTGTTCAACGCCCGCTACCTGGCCATGCCGCTGCTGCAGGACGAACGCACCCTCAAGCACTTCCTCGAACACTCCCCCGCCGACCTGCTGGCCCGCCCCGATGGCGGCGACAGCCTCACCAGCCAGATCCGCCGCCTGCTGGGCCGCGACTGCCGCACCTGGCCGGACCTGGAAGCGGTGGCGCAGCAGCTGCACATCAGCCCGCAGACCCTGCGTCGCCACCTGCGCGAGGAAGGCTCCAGCTTCCAGGAACTCAAGGATCACCTGCGCCGCGACCTGGCGATCTACCACCTGGGCCGCGACGAGTTGTCCATCCAGGACATCGCCGAGCAGCTCGGCTTCTCCGAACCCTCGGCCTTCCACCGCGCCTTCAAGAAATGGACCGGCCTCACCCCCGGCGCCTACCGCGCCCAGGAAGCCTGA
- a CDS encoding putative quinol monooxygenase produces the protein MSDTCAFILHAHLRPEKADEFEALFRAYVEPSRAEAGCIEYHMLRDARDPTLFIFFEVWRSRADLEAHSSLPHMQAFHERRMEFLVRDFEIREIEMLSAAAMAKG, from the coding sequence ATGAGCGATACCTGCGCCTTCATCCTCCATGCCCACCTGCGCCCGGAGAAAGCCGACGAGTTCGAGGCGCTGTTCCGCGCCTACGTCGAGCCCAGCCGCGCGGAGGCGGGTTGTATCGAGTACCACATGCTGCGCGATGCCCGCGACCCGACGCTGTTCATCTTCTTCGAGGTGTGGCGCTCGCGGGCGGACCTGGAGGCCCATTCCTCCCTGCCGCACATGCAGGCCTTCCACGAGCGGCGCATGGAGTTCCTGGTACGGGATTTCGAGATCCGCGAGATCGAGATGCTCAGCGCGGCGGCGATGGCGAAGGGCTGA